A DNA window from Arachis duranensis cultivar V14167 chromosome 3, aradu.V14167.gnm2.J7QH, whole genome shotgun sequence contains the following coding sequences:
- the LOC107481966 gene encoding E3 ubiquitin-protein ligase AIRP2 encodes MVQIQSNSSFRESLKALEDDIQHANTLASALPRDYNGSYIQMKLCYSPFAPLFLSLIEWLDFSCTDDIPHCLGLLHILISNVYIDGMPSISSKERIASLREFYAVIYPSLRLLEGEFNVSRIRDHRSNCSQIVSRKRLEKFLDEDQEGDDECDICMEKSRKMVLPNCVHSLCISCFHDWYLRSESCPFCRGSLKRVSSTDLWEVIGDSDVIDRATLAMDNIRRFYLFMETLTLNIPDAHVYAFNYML; translated from the exons ATGGTGCAAATACAATCCAATAGTTCTTTCAGAGAATCTCTCAAGGCTCTTGAAGATGATATCCAACATGCCAACACACT GGCATCAGCACTCCCTAGAGATTATAATGGGAGCTATATCCAAATGAAATTATGTTACAGCCCTTTTGCTCCTCTTTTCTTGTCATTGATTGAGTGGTTGGATTTTAGTTGCACAGATGATATTCCCCATTGTTTGGGATTACTCCACATTCTTATATCCAAT GTATACATTGATGGAATGCCATCTATTTCCTCAAAAGAAAGGATAGCCTCTCTAAGAGAATTCTATG CTGTAATATACCCTTCGCTCCGATTACTCGAAGGCGAGTTCAATGTGTCCAGAATCAGAGACCACAGAAGCAATTGCAGCCAAATTGTGAGCAGAAAAAGGCTTGAAAAGTTTCTTGATGAAGACCAAGAGGGAGATGATGAATGTGACATATGCATGGAGAAGAGCAGGAAGATGGTGCTTCCTAATTGTGTGCATTCCTTGTGCATTAGCTGCTTCCATGATTG GTATTTGAGATCAGAATCATGTCCATTTTGCCGTGGAAGCCTCAAAAGGGTTAGTTCTACAGATTTATGGGAGGTTATTGGAGACAGTGATGTAATTGACCGAGCTACACTTGCAATGGATAATATAAGACGTTTCTACCTTTTCATGGAAACTTTGACACTTAATATCCCTGATGCACATGTCTATGCATTTAACTACATGTTATGA
- the LOC107481989 gene encoding two-component response regulator ARR11-like — protein sequence MDNNGCLPCTRREGFPAGLRVLVVDDDPTWLKILEKMLKKCSYQVTTCCLATEALKKLRERKDAFDIVISDVNMPDMNGFKLLEHVGLEMDLPVIMMSVDGETSRVMKGVQHGACDYLLKPIRMKELRNIWQHVLRKRIHEGREFESLEGFDFEGIHHLMRNGQDQCCDDVSLFALEDCISSTRKRKDTDNKHDEREFGDSSSTKKARVVWSVDLHQKFVQAVNQIGFDKVGPKKILDLMNVPWLTRENVASHLQKYRLYLSRLQKQRDQKKCSSSGIKNPDLNPKDPGSSSIKNSMNKQQNVVSIDGFRCPNNGLVQLHESDFTVSELNKTEQRRALATNNIIPDPNMTKVSQIVLNQTFSPLNSEGNIEVFDCTIPTQYTWNQVPKRKLQDDPKSQSIASMVSSPSAASSIASSAVDNIIPVQSKSLMVNDQSSVTSNPGLKTQEFDASLIPDLEFYQQNLLWGGEAAFSPLEEDLNFFLLQSECYNDMNFGMHSIDMSDYYYDPGLIADVPNHLLYDSADYSVVDQSLFIA from the exons ATGGATAATAATGGTTGCTTGCCATGTACACGTCGTGAAGGTTTTCCGGCTGGACTGAGAGTTCTGGTTGTTGATGATGATCCAACATGGCTCAAGATCCTTGAAAAGATGCTCAAGAAGTGCTCTTACCAAG TGACTACTTGTTGTTTGGCAACCGAGGCTCTGAAGAAGCTTCGAGAGAGGAAAGATGCATTCGACATAGTGATCAGCGATGTAAACATGCCTGACATGAATGGATTCAAGCTTCTTGAGCATGTTGGACTTGAGATGGATCTGCCTGTCATTA TGATGTCTGTTGATGGAGAAACAAGCAGGGTAATGAAAGGTGTTCAACATGGAGCATGTGATTATCTCCTCAAGCCTATAAGGATGAAAGAACTGCGAAACATATGGCAGCATGTCTTGAGAAAAAGGATTCATGAAGGGAGAGAGTTTGAAAGCCTAGAGGGCTTTGATTTTGAGGGCATTCATCACTTGATGAGAAATGGACAAGATCAATGTTGTGATGATGTGAGCCTCTTTGCATTAGAAGATTGTATCAGTTCAACAAGGAAAAGGAAAGATACAGATAACAAACACGACGAAAGAGAATTCGGAGATTCTTCTTCAACCAAGAAAGCTAGAGTGGTTTGGTCTGTGGATCTTCATCAGAAGTTTGTCCAAGCAGTGAATCAGATTGGATTTGATA AAGTTGGTCCCAAGAAAATTCTAGATTTGATGAATGTACCATGGCTTACCAGAGAAAATGTTGCTAGTCATTTGCAG AAATACAGGCTCTACTTGAGTAGGTTGCAGAAGCAGAGAGATCAGAAGAAATGCTCTTCAAGTGGAATAAAGAATCCGGATTTGAATCcgaaagatcccggaagctctAGTATTAAGAACTCTATGAACAAGCAACAAAATGTAGTTTCAATTGACGGCTTCAGATGTCCAAATAATGGATTAGTGCAACTTCATGAATCCGATTTCACTGTGTCAGAGCTTAATAAAACAGAACAAAGAAGAGCACTGGCTACTAATAACATTATTCCTGATCCAAACATGACAAAGGTTTCACAGATAGTCCTTAATCAAACCTTTTCACCTCTCAATTCAGAAGGAAACATTGAAGTATTTGATTGCACCATACCAACACAGTACACTTGGAATCAAGTTCCCAAAAGGAAACTCCAAGATGATCCTAAATCACAATCAATTGCTTCAATGGTGTCCAGTCCCTCTGCTGCAAGCTCAATAGCTTCTTCTGCAGTTGACAACATTATTCCGGTTCAGTCCAAAAGCCTTATGGTGAATGATCAATCCTCAGTCACTTCAAATCCGGGCTTGAAAACACAGGAATTTGATGCCAGTCTCATTCCTGATCTGGAATTTTACCAGCAAAACCTACTCTGGGGTGGCGAGGCGGCTTTTTCGCCTTTGGAGGAGGACTTGAATTTCTTCTTGCTACAAAGTGAATGCTACAATGACATGAACTTTGGTATGCACAGCATAGACATGTCAGACTATTATTACGATCCAGGGCTTATTGCTGATGTTCCAAACCATTTATTATACGATTCAGCAGATTATTCAGTAGTAGATCAAAGTCTATTCATAGCATGA
- the LOC107481991 gene encoding probable LRR receptor-like serine/threonine-protein kinase At1g67720 isoform X2, with the protein MLSCFTSMDLFSLFLSIILLMLTPLSVSQLEEFVSIDCGGKSNYTDGSTGLSWISDSDMMHHGTPVEVEDAPNGGTMVQYRTRREFPIDSKKHCYTLSTVERRYLVRATFQYGMLKSGGTYPQFQLYLDATKWATISIYDAKRVYIEEMIIRAPTNSIDVCMCCATTGSPFISTLELRPLNLSMYATDYEDKYYLKVAARINFGAPSEASLRYPDDPYDRIWDSDLARRQNFLVGVAPGTERISTTRNIDIGTREYPPVRVMQTAVVGTKGVLSYRLNLEDFPANARAYAYFAEIEDLGKNEVRKFKLKQPYIPDYSNAVVNIAENVNGSYILYEPSYMNVSLDFVLSFNFVATPDSTRGPLLNAMEISKYVRIASKTDRQDSTVVNALRSASAESLQMNEGDPCVPTPWEWINCSATTPPRISKIVLSRRNLTGEIPPELNNMDALTELWLDGNSLTGTLPDMSNLINLKIVHLENNKLTGPLPSYLGSLPSLQALFIQNNSFSGEIPARLISGKFVFNYDGNIGLHRGSKKHFKLILGISIGVLAILLLLFIGVSAHKSTKPSNAYSLVRGNLTDEGTTCYIALSDLKEATDDFSKKIGKGSFGSVYYGRMKDGKEVAVKTMTDSSSHGNRQFVNEVALLSRIHHRNLVPLIGYCEEEYQHILVYEYMHNGTLRDHLHEPSKQKNLDWLTRLRIAEDAAKGLEYLHTGCNPSIIHRDVKTSNILLDINMRAKVSDFGLSRLAEEDLTHISSIARGTIGYLDPEYYANQQLTEKSDVYSFGVVLLELISGRKPVSPEDYGDDMNIVHWARPLIRKGDVMRMIDPCIAGNAKIESIWRVVEIAMQCVQQHGASRPRMQEVILAIQDATKIEKEAQNKLKSTSSSSSSTSGKPQSSRKTLLTSFLEIESPDSSSGCLPSAR; encoded by the exons ATGTTGTCTTGCTTTACCTCTATggatttattttctctcttcctGAGTATAATACTTCTTATGCTGACTCCACTTTCTGTTTCACAACTTGAAG AATTTGTTAGCATTGATTGTGGAGGGAAAAGTAACTACACTGATGGAAGCACAGGGTTGTCATGGATTTCAGACTCTGACATGATGCACCATGGAACTCCAGTGGAAGTAGAAGATGCTCCAAATGGAGGAACCATGGTTCAGTATCGAACGCGCCGAGAGTTTCCCATTGACAGCAAGAAACATTGTTACACACTAAGCACAGTTGAGAGAAGGTATCTTGTTAGAGCAACATTTCAATATGGAATGCTGAAAAGTGGAGGCACATACCCTCAGTTTCAGCTCTATTTGGATGCAACAAAATGGGCCACTATCTCTATATATGATGCTAAAAGAGTGTATATTGAAGAAATGATTATAAGGGCACCCACAAATTCCATTGATGTTTGCATGTGTTGTGCCACAACTGgttctccttttatatctaCTCTTGAGCTTAGACCCTTGAATCTTTCTATGTATGCCACTGATTATGAGGATAAATACTACTTGAAAGTAGCTGCAAGAATCAATTTTGGTGCTCCAAGTGAGGCATCTCTCAG GTACCCGGATGATCCATATGATAGAATTTGGGATTCTGATCTTGCTAGAAGGCAAAATTTTCTTGTAGGGGTGGCACCCGGAACAGAGAGAATTAGTACTACAAGGAACATAGATATAGGGACAAGAGAGTATCCACCTGTTAGAGTTATGCAAACTGCAGTTGTTGGCACAAAAGGAGTACTTAGCTATAGATTGAATTTAGAGGATTTCCCTGCCAATGCTCGCGCATACGCGTATTTCGCAGAGATTGAAGATCTTGGTAAGAATGAGGTTCGAAAATTCAAGTTGAAGCAGCCTTATATACCTGACTATAGCAATGCAGTTGTTAACATTGCTGAGAATGTCAATGGTAGCTACATTCTTTATGAACCAAGTTACATGAATGTGAGTCTGGATTTTGTTCTGTCATTCAACTTTGTTGCAACCCCGGATTCTACTCGAGGACCTCTCCTTAATGCAATGGAAATAAGCAAATATGTACGGATTGCTTCAAAGACTGACAGGCAAGATT CAACTGTTGTAAATGCATTGCGATCGGCATCTGCTGAAAGTTTGCAAATGAATGAAGGTGATCCTTGTGTTCCAACTCCCTGGGAGTGGATAAATTGCAGTGCCACTACACCTCCAAGAATTTCAAAAAT AGTTCTATCAAGAAGGAATTTGACAGGTGAAATCCCACCTGAACTGAATAACATGGATGCTTTGACAGAGTT GTGGTTAGATGGAAACTCACTTACAGGAACACTACCTGACATGAGCAATCTTATAAATCTAAAGATTGT CCATTTAGAAAACAACAAATTGACTGGTCCTCTACCATCTTACCTGGGTAGTTTGCCAAGTTTACAAGCACT GTTCATACAGAATAATTCCTTTAGTGGGGAAATACCAGCAAGATTAATATCTGGaaaatttgttttcaa CTATGATGGCAATATTGGACTACATAGAGGGAGCAAGAAGCATTTCAAGTTGATACTTGGAATTTCTATTGGAGTACTAGCAATTCTATTACTATTGTTCATAG GTGTTTCTGCACACAAAAGCACTAAACCTTCAAATGCATATTCATTGGTTCGAGGAAATTTAACGGATGAAGGTACCACTTGCTATATAGCACTCTCAGATTTGAAAGAAGCTACTGATGATTTTTCGAAGAAAATTGGCAAAGGAAGCTTTGGATCTGTTTATTATGGGAGAATGAAAGATGGAAAAGAGGTTGCAGTTAAGACTATGACTGATTCATCCAGCCATGGGAACCGCCAATTTGTTAATGAG GTAGCCCTCTTATCAAGAATTCATCATAGGAACTTGGTTCCTCTGATTGGATACTGTGAAGAAGAATATCAGCATATTTTGGTTTATGAGTATATGCACAATGGCACTTTAAGGGATCACCTTCATG AACCTTCCAAGCAAAAGAACTTAGATTGGCTAACTCGACTTCGAATTGCAGAAGATGCAGCCAAAG GTCTTGAATACTTGCACACAGGATGCAATCCCAGCATCATTCACCGAGATGTAAAGACCAGCAATATTCTTTTAGACATCAATATGAGAGCAAAAGTGTCAGATTTTGGACTCTCTAGGCTAGCCGAAGAAGATTTAACTCACATATCAAGCATTGCAAGGGGAACCATAGGTTACCTTGATCCTGA GTACTATGCAAATCAACAGTTGACAGAAAAGAGTGATGTGTATAGTTTTGGAGTTGTTCTTCTAGAACTGATATCTGGAAGAAAGCCTGTGTCACCAGAAGATTATGGTGATGATATGAATATTGTTCACTGg GCAAGACCTTTAATCCGAAAAGGCGATGTAATGAGGATGATTGACCCTTGTATAGCAGGGAATGCAAAGATTGAATCCATTTGGAGGGTGGTTGAGATTGCAATGCAATGTGTGCAACAGCATGGTGCATCAAGGCCAAGGATGCAAGAAGTCATTTTGGCTATACAAGATGCTACCAAGATTgaaaaagaagcacaaaataagctaaaatcaacatcatcatcatcatcttcaactTCAGGAAAACCACAGTCTTCTAGGAAAACTTTACTCACAAGCTTTCTTGAAATTGAGAGTCCTGACTCCTCAAGTGGCTGCCTCCCATCAGCAAGATAA
- the LOC107481991 gene encoding probable LRR receptor-like serine/threonine-protein kinase At1g67720 isoform X3: MLSCFTSMDLFSLFLSIILLMLTPLSVSQLEEFVSIDCGGKSNYTDGSTGLSWISDSDMMHHGTPVEVEDAPNGGTMVQYRTRREFPIDSKKHCYTLSTVERRYLVRATFQYGMLKSGGTYPQFQLYLDATKWATISIYDAKRVYIEEMIIRAPTNSIDVCMCCATTGSPFISTLELRPLNLSMYATDYEDKYYLKVAARINFGAPSEASLRYPDDPYDRIWDSDLARRQNFLVGVAPGTERISTTRNIDIGTREYPPVRVMQTAVVGTKGVLSYRLNLEDFPANARAYAYFAEIEDLGKNEVRKFKLKQPYIPDYSNAVVNIAENVNGSYILYEPSYMNVSLDFVLSFNFVATPDSTRGPLLNAMEISKYVRIASKTDRQDSTVVNALRSASAESLQMNEGDPCVPTPWEWINCSATTPPRISKIVLSRRNLTGEIPPELNNMDALTELWLDGNSLTGTLPDMSNLINLKIVLPSLQALFIQNNSFSGEIPARLISGKFVFNYDGNIGLHRGSKKHFKLILGISIGVLAILLLLFIGTLLLLLQRRKSRTRQKGVSAHKSTKPSNAYSLVRGNLTDEGTTCYIALSDLKEATDDFSKKIGKGSFGSVYYGRMKDGKEVAVKTMTDSSSHGNRQFVNEVALLSRIHHRNLVPLIGYCEEEYQHILVYEYMHNGTLRDHLHEPSKQKNLDWLTRLRIAEDAAKGLEYLHTGCNPSIIHRDVKTSNILLDINMRAKVSDFGLSRLAEEDLTHISSIARGTIGYLDPEYYANQQLTEKSDVYSFGVVLLELISGRKPVSPEDYGDDMNIVHWARPLIRKGDVMRMIDPCIAGNAKIESIWRVVEIAMQCVQQHGASRPRMQEVILAIQDATKIEKEAQNKLKSTSSSSSSTSGKPQSSRKTLLTSFLEIESPDSSSGCLPSAR; this comes from the exons ATGTTGTCTTGCTTTACCTCTATggatttattttctctcttcctGAGTATAATACTTCTTATGCTGACTCCACTTTCTGTTTCACAACTTGAAG AATTTGTTAGCATTGATTGTGGAGGGAAAAGTAACTACACTGATGGAAGCACAGGGTTGTCATGGATTTCAGACTCTGACATGATGCACCATGGAACTCCAGTGGAAGTAGAAGATGCTCCAAATGGAGGAACCATGGTTCAGTATCGAACGCGCCGAGAGTTTCCCATTGACAGCAAGAAACATTGTTACACACTAAGCACAGTTGAGAGAAGGTATCTTGTTAGAGCAACATTTCAATATGGAATGCTGAAAAGTGGAGGCACATACCCTCAGTTTCAGCTCTATTTGGATGCAACAAAATGGGCCACTATCTCTATATATGATGCTAAAAGAGTGTATATTGAAGAAATGATTATAAGGGCACCCACAAATTCCATTGATGTTTGCATGTGTTGTGCCACAACTGgttctccttttatatctaCTCTTGAGCTTAGACCCTTGAATCTTTCTATGTATGCCACTGATTATGAGGATAAATACTACTTGAAAGTAGCTGCAAGAATCAATTTTGGTGCTCCAAGTGAGGCATCTCTCAG GTACCCGGATGATCCATATGATAGAATTTGGGATTCTGATCTTGCTAGAAGGCAAAATTTTCTTGTAGGGGTGGCACCCGGAACAGAGAGAATTAGTACTACAAGGAACATAGATATAGGGACAAGAGAGTATCCACCTGTTAGAGTTATGCAAACTGCAGTTGTTGGCACAAAAGGAGTACTTAGCTATAGATTGAATTTAGAGGATTTCCCTGCCAATGCTCGCGCATACGCGTATTTCGCAGAGATTGAAGATCTTGGTAAGAATGAGGTTCGAAAATTCAAGTTGAAGCAGCCTTATATACCTGACTATAGCAATGCAGTTGTTAACATTGCTGAGAATGTCAATGGTAGCTACATTCTTTATGAACCAAGTTACATGAATGTGAGTCTGGATTTTGTTCTGTCATTCAACTTTGTTGCAACCCCGGATTCTACTCGAGGACCTCTCCTTAATGCAATGGAAATAAGCAAATATGTACGGATTGCTTCAAAGACTGACAGGCAAGATT CAACTGTTGTAAATGCATTGCGATCGGCATCTGCTGAAAGTTTGCAAATGAATGAAGGTGATCCTTGTGTTCCAACTCCCTGGGAGTGGATAAATTGCAGTGCCACTACACCTCCAAGAATTTCAAAAAT AGTTCTATCAAGAAGGAATTTGACAGGTGAAATCCCACCTGAACTGAATAACATGGATGCTTTGACAGAGTT GTGGTTAGATGGAAACTCACTTACAGGAACACTACCTGACATGAGCAATCTTATAAATCTAAAGATTGT TTTGCCAAGTTTACAAGCACT GTTCATACAGAATAATTCCTTTAGTGGGGAAATACCAGCAAGATTAATATCTGGaaaatttgttttcaa CTATGATGGCAATATTGGACTACATAGAGGGAGCAAGAAGCATTTCAAGTTGATACTTGGAATTTCTATTGGAGTACTAGCAATTCTATTACTATTGTTCATAGGTACTTTGTTACTACTGCTGCAGAGAAGGAAATCTCGAACGAGACAAAAAG GTGTTTCTGCACACAAAAGCACTAAACCTTCAAATGCATATTCATTGGTTCGAGGAAATTTAACGGATGAAGGTACCACTTGCTATATAGCACTCTCAGATTTGAAAGAAGCTACTGATGATTTTTCGAAGAAAATTGGCAAAGGAAGCTTTGGATCTGTTTATTATGGGAGAATGAAAGATGGAAAAGAGGTTGCAGTTAAGACTATGACTGATTCATCCAGCCATGGGAACCGCCAATTTGTTAATGAG GTAGCCCTCTTATCAAGAATTCATCATAGGAACTTGGTTCCTCTGATTGGATACTGTGAAGAAGAATATCAGCATATTTTGGTTTATGAGTATATGCACAATGGCACTTTAAGGGATCACCTTCATG AACCTTCCAAGCAAAAGAACTTAGATTGGCTAACTCGACTTCGAATTGCAGAAGATGCAGCCAAAG GTCTTGAATACTTGCACACAGGATGCAATCCCAGCATCATTCACCGAGATGTAAAGACCAGCAATATTCTTTTAGACATCAATATGAGAGCAAAAGTGTCAGATTTTGGACTCTCTAGGCTAGCCGAAGAAGATTTAACTCACATATCAAGCATTGCAAGGGGAACCATAGGTTACCTTGATCCTGA GTACTATGCAAATCAACAGTTGACAGAAAAGAGTGATGTGTATAGTTTTGGAGTTGTTCTTCTAGAACTGATATCTGGAAGAAAGCCTGTGTCACCAGAAGATTATGGTGATGATATGAATATTGTTCACTGg GCAAGACCTTTAATCCGAAAAGGCGATGTAATGAGGATGATTGACCCTTGTATAGCAGGGAATGCAAAGATTGAATCCATTTGGAGGGTGGTTGAGATTGCAATGCAATGTGTGCAACAGCATGGTGCATCAAGGCCAAGGATGCAAGAAGTCATTTTGGCTATACAAGATGCTACCAAGATTgaaaaagaagcacaaaataagctaaaatcaacatcatcatcatcatcttcaactTCAGGAAAACCACAGTCTTCTAGGAAAACTTTACTCACAAGCTTTCTTGAAATTGAGAGTCCTGACTCCTCAAGTGGCTGCCTCCCATCAGCAAGATAA
- the LOC107481991 gene encoding probable LRR receptor-like serine/threonine-protein kinase At1g67720 isoform X1, giving the protein MLSCFTSMDLFSLFLSIILLMLTPLSVSQLEEFVSIDCGGKSNYTDGSTGLSWISDSDMMHHGTPVEVEDAPNGGTMVQYRTRREFPIDSKKHCYTLSTVERRYLVRATFQYGMLKSGGTYPQFQLYLDATKWATISIYDAKRVYIEEMIIRAPTNSIDVCMCCATTGSPFISTLELRPLNLSMYATDYEDKYYLKVAARINFGAPSEASLRYPDDPYDRIWDSDLARRQNFLVGVAPGTERISTTRNIDIGTREYPPVRVMQTAVVGTKGVLSYRLNLEDFPANARAYAYFAEIEDLGKNEVRKFKLKQPYIPDYSNAVVNIAENVNGSYILYEPSYMNVSLDFVLSFNFVATPDSTRGPLLNAMEISKYVRIASKTDRQDSTVVNALRSASAESLQMNEGDPCVPTPWEWINCSATTPPRISKIVLSRRNLTGEIPPELNNMDALTELWLDGNSLTGTLPDMSNLINLKIVHLENNKLTGPLPSYLGSLPSLQALFIQNNSFSGEIPARLISGKFVFNYDGNIGLHRGSKKHFKLILGISIGVLAILLLLFIGTLLLLLQRRKSRTRQKGVSAHKSTKPSNAYSLVRGNLTDEGTTCYIALSDLKEATDDFSKKIGKGSFGSVYYGRMKDGKEVAVKTMTDSSSHGNRQFVNEVALLSRIHHRNLVPLIGYCEEEYQHILVYEYMHNGTLRDHLHEPSKQKNLDWLTRLRIAEDAAKGLEYLHTGCNPSIIHRDVKTSNILLDINMRAKVSDFGLSRLAEEDLTHISSIARGTIGYLDPEYYANQQLTEKSDVYSFGVVLLELISGRKPVSPEDYGDDMNIVHWARPLIRKGDVMRMIDPCIAGNAKIESIWRVVEIAMQCVQQHGASRPRMQEVILAIQDATKIEKEAQNKLKSTSSSSSSTSGKPQSSRKTLLTSFLEIESPDSSSGCLPSAR; this is encoded by the exons ATGTTGTCTTGCTTTACCTCTATggatttattttctctcttcctGAGTATAATACTTCTTATGCTGACTCCACTTTCTGTTTCACAACTTGAAG AATTTGTTAGCATTGATTGTGGAGGGAAAAGTAACTACACTGATGGAAGCACAGGGTTGTCATGGATTTCAGACTCTGACATGATGCACCATGGAACTCCAGTGGAAGTAGAAGATGCTCCAAATGGAGGAACCATGGTTCAGTATCGAACGCGCCGAGAGTTTCCCATTGACAGCAAGAAACATTGTTACACACTAAGCACAGTTGAGAGAAGGTATCTTGTTAGAGCAACATTTCAATATGGAATGCTGAAAAGTGGAGGCACATACCCTCAGTTTCAGCTCTATTTGGATGCAACAAAATGGGCCACTATCTCTATATATGATGCTAAAAGAGTGTATATTGAAGAAATGATTATAAGGGCACCCACAAATTCCATTGATGTTTGCATGTGTTGTGCCACAACTGgttctccttttatatctaCTCTTGAGCTTAGACCCTTGAATCTTTCTATGTATGCCACTGATTATGAGGATAAATACTACTTGAAAGTAGCTGCAAGAATCAATTTTGGTGCTCCAAGTGAGGCATCTCTCAG GTACCCGGATGATCCATATGATAGAATTTGGGATTCTGATCTTGCTAGAAGGCAAAATTTTCTTGTAGGGGTGGCACCCGGAACAGAGAGAATTAGTACTACAAGGAACATAGATATAGGGACAAGAGAGTATCCACCTGTTAGAGTTATGCAAACTGCAGTTGTTGGCACAAAAGGAGTACTTAGCTATAGATTGAATTTAGAGGATTTCCCTGCCAATGCTCGCGCATACGCGTATTTCGCAGAGATTGAAGATCTTGGTAAGAATGAGGTTCGAAAATTCAAGTTGAAGCAGCCTTATATACCTGACTATAGCAATGCAGTTGTTAACATTGCTGAGAATGTCAATGGTAGCTACATTCTTTATGAACCAAGTTACATGAATGTGAGTCTGGATTTTGTTCTGTCATTCAACTTTGTTGCAACCCCGGATTCTACTCGAGGACCTCTCCTTAATGCAATGGAAATAAGCAAATATGTACGGATTGCTTCAAAGACTGACAGGCAAGATT CAACTGTTGTAAATGCATTGCGATCGGCATCTGCTGAAAGTTTGCAAATGAATGAAGGTGATCCTTGTGTTCCAACTCCCTGGGAGTGGATAAATTGCAGTGCCACTACACCTCCAAGAATTTCAAAAAT AGTTCTATCAAGAAGGAATTTGACAGGTGAAATCCCACCTGAACTGAATAACATGGATGCTTTGACAGAGTT GTGGTTAGATGGAAACTCACTTACAGGAACACTACCTGACATGAGCAATCTTATAAATCTAAAGATTGT CCATTTAGAAAACAACAAATTGACTGGTCCTCTACCATCTTACCTGGGTAGTTTGCCAAGTTTACAAGCACT GTTCATACAGAATAATTCCTTTAGTGGGGAAATACCAGCAAGATTAATATCTGGaaaatttgttttcaa CTATGATGGCAATATTGGACTACATAGAGGGAGCAAGAAGCATTTCAAGTTGATACTTGGAATTTCTATTGGAGTACTAGCAATTCTATTACTATTGTTCATAGGTACTTTGTTACTACTGCTGCAGAGAAGGAAATCTCGAACGAGACAAAAAG GTGTTTCTGCACACAAAAGCACTAAACCTTCAAATGCATATTCATTGGTTCGAGGAAATTTAACGGATGAAGGTACCACTTGCTATATAGCACTCTCAGATTTGAAAGAAGCTACTGATGATTTTTCGAAGAAAATTGGCAAAGGAAGCTTTGGATCTGTTTATTATGGGAGAATGAAAGATGGAAAAGAGGTTGCAGTTAAGACTATGACTGATTCATCCAGCCATGGGAACCGCCAATTTGTTAATGAG GTAGCCCTCTTATCAAGAATTCATCATAGGAACTTGGTTCCTCTGATTGGATACTGTGAAGAAGAATATCAGCATATTTTGGTTTATGAGTATATGCACAATGGCACTTTAAGGGATCACCTTCATG AACCTTCCAAGCAAAAGAACTTAGATTGGCTAACTCGACTTCGAATTGCAGAAGATGCAGCCAAAG GTCTTGAATACTTGCACACAGGATGCAATCCCAGCATCATTCACCGAGATGTAAAGACCAGCAATATTCTTTTAGACATCAATATGAGAGCAAAAGTGTCAGATTTTGGACTCTCTAGGCTAGCCGAAGAAGATTTAACTCACATATCAAGCATTGCAAGGGGAACCATAGGTTACCTTGATCCTGA GTACTATGCAAATCAACAGTTGACAGAAAAGAGTGATGTGTATAGTTTTGGAGTTGTTCTTCTAGAACTGATATCTGGAAGAAAGCCTGTGTCACCAGAAGATTATGGTGATGATATGAATATTGTTCACTGg GCAAGACCTTTAATCCGAAAAGGCGATGTAATGAGGATGATTGACCCTTGTATAGCAGGGAATGCAAAGATTGAATCCATTTGGAGGGTGGTTGAGATTGCAATGCAATGTGTGCAACAGCATGGTGCATCAAGGCCAAGGATGCAAGAAGTCATTTTGGCTATACAAGATGCTACCAAGATTgaaaaagaagcacaaaataagctaaaatcaacatcatcatcatcatcttcaactTCAGGAAAACCACAGTCTTCTAGGAAAACTTTACTCACAAGCTTTCTTGAAATTGAGAGTCCTGACTCCTCAAGTGGCTGCCTCCCATCAGCAAGATAA